One Halobaculum sp. CBA1158 DNA segment encodes these proteins:
- a CDS encoding homoserine dehydrogenase, with product MRLAVLGAGAVGRAVAELAGEYGHEVTALADSSSAVVDADGVDVAAALTRKDAGEPLGDAAPGDALTAEYDALVEATPTTLGDAEPGFSHVRSALERDRDVVLANKGPVAERYADVRALEADSAGEVYFEATVGGAIPACATVDDLGAEHVSAVRGVLNGTANFVLSRMAAEGLDYDHVLAEAQDLGVAEADPSFDVEGTDAALKCVIVANVLREADCDSLEELRAREVTLADADVEGIRDIPGSALELAAEDGRTVRLIGEATRESVSVGPRLVPEHGTLAVTGTRNIVEIDHEYAGTLAISGRGAGGEETASAVLADVARLE from the coding sequence ATGAGGCTCGCCGTGCTGGGCGCGGGCGCGGTCGGCCGGGCGGTCGCCGAGTTGGCCGGCGAGTACGGTCACGAGGTGACCGCGCTGGCGGACTCCTCGTCGGCCGTCGTCGACGCCGACGGGGTCGACGTGGCGGCGGCGCTGACCCGGAAAGACGCCGGCGAACCGCTGGGCGATGCCGCCCCCGGCGACGCGCTGACCGCGGAGTACGACGCGCTGGTGGAGGCGACGCCGACGACGCTGGGCGACGCCGAGCCGGGCTTCTCGCACGTGCGGTCGGCCCTGGAACGCGATCGCGACGTCGTGCTCGCGAACAAGGGGCCGGTCGCCGAGCGCTACGCCGACGTGCGGGCGCTCGAGGCCGACTCCGCCGGGGAGGTGTACTTCGAGGCGACCGTCGGCGGCGCGATCCCGGCGTGTGCGACCGTCGACGACCTCGGGGCCGAGCACGTCTCGGCGGTCCGGGGCGTGCTCAACGGCACGGCGAACTTCGTGCTCTCGCGGATGGCCGCCGAGGGGCTGGACTACGACCACGTGCTCGCGGAGGCGCAGGACCTGGGCGTCGCCGAGGCGGACCCCTCCTTCGACGTGGAGGGGACCGACGCCGCCCTCAAGTGCGTCATCGTCGCGAACGTGCTCCGGGAGGCCGACTGCGACTCCCTCGAGGAGCTTCGAGCACGGGAGGTCACGCTCGCGGACGCCGACGTGGAGGGCATCCGAGACATCCCGGGGAGCGCGCTGGAGTTGGCCGCCGAGGACGGCCGGACGGTTCGGCTGATCGGGGAGGCGACGCGCGAGTCGGTGTCGGTCGGTCCGCGGCTCGTCCCCGAGCACGGGACGCTCGCGGTGACGGGCACGCGGAACATCGTCGAGATCGACCACGAGTACGCGGGCACCCTCGCCATCTCCGGGCGCGGCGCGGGCGGCGAGGAGACCGCGAGCGCTGTGCTCGCCGACGTGGCTCGACTGGAGTAG
- a CDS encoding amino acid-binding protein yields MPSEPTPAPDERSVDADTACTHDADAVPDGGEGDDEDAETDGGHETELQAHTIRLELVDEPGQLLAALKPIADNGANLLSIFHERGSLTPRGRIPVEVDIECPPARFEPILEDLRERGVNVIQADAEEYGDEVTVVLVGHLVDTDLSDTLKSIQNRSGASVADIDLSAPAGAGSEAYSSARLRLRARAGETADVVASVREVAAEKDVRVIAPLEGRR; encoded by the coding sequence ATGCCCTCGGAGCCGACGCCAGCCCCCGACGAGCGGTCGGTGGACGCCGACACCGCTTGCACCCACGACGCGGACGCCGTGCCCGACGGCGGCGAGGGTGACGACGAGGACGCCGAGACGGACGGCGGCCACGAGACGGAGTTGCAGGCGCACACGATCCGGCTCGAGCTGGTCGACGAGCCGGGGCAACTGCTCGCGGCGCTGAAGCCCATCGCGGACAACGGCGCGAACCTGCTGTCGATCTTCCACGAACGCGGGAGCCTCACGCCCCGCGGTCGGATCCCCGTCGAGGTCGACATCGAGTGTCCGCCCGCGCGCTTCGAGCCGATCCTCGAGGACCTGCGCGAGCGCGGCGTGAACGTGATCCAGGCCGACGCCGAGGAGTACGGCGACGAGGTGACGGTCGTCCTCGTGGGTCATCTCGTCGACACGGATCTGTCGGACACTCTCAAGAGCATCCAGAACCGCTCCGGGGCGTCGGTCGCCGACATCGACCTGTCGGCACCCGCGGGCGCGGGCTCGGAGGCGTACTCCAGCGCCCGACTCCGACTGCGCGCTCGCGCCGGCGAGACGGCCGACGTGGTCGCGTCCGTCCGCGAGGTGGCCGCCGAGAAGGACGTGCGCGTCATCGCGCCGCTGGAGGGCCGCCGATGA